A section of the Parasteatoda tepidariorum isolate YZ-2023 chromosome 6, CAS_Ptep_4.0, whole genome shotgun sequence genome encodes:
- the LOC122270721 gene encoding uncharacterized protein: MGKKSDLTEFQRGMIVGARCVGTSISKTAALVKCSRVAVVNVYKEWTIKQKTGSQCQTCGRHRVLNARSERRLPGMCSATGEQQCDKLQVILIKEQLLNVSERTVRRTLRRIGYGSRRLKGWS, translated from the coding sequence AtgggaaagaaaagtgatttgaCTGAATTTCAACGTGGAATGATTGTGGGTGCGAGATGTGTCGGAACGAGCATCAGCAAAACGGCTGCACTTGTGAAGTGTTCTAGAGTAGCAGTTGTTAATGTGTACAAAGAATggacaatcaagcaaaaaaccggATCTCAATGTCAGACTTGTGGTCGTCACAGGGTACTGAATGCTCGATCAGAGAGAAGGCTGCCAGGGATGTGCAGCGCAACAGGAGAGCAACAGTGCGACAAATTGCAAGTGATCTTAATCAAGGAGCAACTGTTGAACGTCTCTGAACGTACTGTTCGACGCACATTGCGCCGTATAGGGTATGGAAGCAGACGACTGaaggggtggtcataa
- the LOC107449031 gene encoding cytochrome P450 2J6-like, translated as MLKQILSGDLGLKSEIIIGVIVLAVVYLITTAIRRHGKKYPPGPYGLPLFGYAPFLTEKPYLKFIEISKQYGDIFSISMGTERWVILNSADAIKEALLKPEFLNRPPYGPLTPFKKESPFFTSPIHVWQEQRKFVVQSMKDLGLGKSKIEDHVKDEINAFIEVVKSHGGKPMDLKEPLAPSMSNNITALVFGVRHDYDHPDRKLLDKNAEDINKHIQELGFLHLFPWMKHLYFSKDSKYQIVANGFKSSHKLFRKMIEEHKKTLDPENIRDYVDRYLIEMKSRKDKDPKTTFNENTLADSASDMFGAGSETVFTSVLWCVYIMAAYPQLQKKVQKEIMDVIGPDRMAELLDQKSMPFTHATILEVLRFITIAPLNFLHYTTVDATLKDYFIPRNTAILANFWAVHHDTRYWEDPNSFKPERFISEDGKSVVKPPNYMPFSMGKRSCPGETMAYMEIFLYFATILQRFNAAFPEGYKPTFNSHFALSLRPEDFKIRFLSRNQS; from the exons atgttGAAACAGATTCTCTCGGGAGATTTAGGCCTGAAGAGTGAAATTATAATTGGTGTTATCGTTCTCGCTGTTGTATATTTAATAACCACAGCTATTAGAAGACACGGCAAGAAATATCCACCTGGACCCTATGGATTACCCTTATTTGGATATGCGCCATTTTTGACGGAAAAGCcgtatttaaagtttattgaaattagtAAACAGTATGGAGACATATTCAG tattagtATGGGCACCGAAAGATGGGTTATATTAAATAGTGCTGATGCCATAAAAGAAGCCTTGTTAAAACCAGAATTCCTCAATCGGCCACCATACGGTCCATTAACACCttttaagaaagaaa gtccATTCTTCACAAGTCCTATTCATGTGTGGCAGGAACAGAGAAAGTTTGTTGTGCAATCTATGAAGGATTTGGGATtaggaaaatcaaaaatagaagATCATGTAAAA GATGAAATAAATGCCTTTATAGAAGTCGTGAAATCCCATGGTGGGAAACCAATGGACCTCAAAGAGCCTTTAGCTCCAAGCATGTCTAACAACATTACAGCTTTGGTGTTTGGTGTCCGGCATGATTATGACCATCCCGACAGAAAGCTGCTAGACAAGAATGCAGAAGATATCAACAAACATATCCAGGAACTCGGCTTTTTGCACCTCTTTCCTTGGATGAagcacctttatttttccaaagaCTCTAAATACCAAATTGTTGCTAATGGCTTTAAAAGCAGTCATAAGCTTTTCCG TAAGATGATagaagaacataaaaaaactcTTGATCCTGAAAACATCCGAGATTACGTAGATAGATATCTAATCGAGATGAAATCCCGGAAGGACAAGGATCCTAAAACAACATTTAATG AAAATACGCTAGCTGATAGTGCTTCTGATATGTTTGGAGCTGGAAGCGAAACAGTGTTTACTTCTGTTTTGTGGTGTGTCTACATCATGGCAGCTTATCCACAACTTCAGAAAAAGGTGCAGAAAGAAATAATGGATGTCATAGGACCTGATAGGATGGCAGAATTATTGGATCAGAAATCAATGCCATTCACACATGCAACCATCTTAGAAGTCTTACGTTTTATAACAATTGCTCCATTGAACTTCTTACATTA cacTACAGTGGATGCTACTCTGAAAGATTATTTCATACCTCGTAATACTGCTATTTTGGCTAATTTTTGGGCCGTTCATCATGATACTAGATATTGGGAAGATCCTAACAGCTTTAAACCAGAAAGATTTATATCAGAAGATGGAAAATCTGTTGTTAAGCCTCCGAACTACATGCCTTTTTCCATGg GTAAAAGATCCTGTCCAGGAGAAACCATGGCTTACATGGagatttttctctattttgcgacaATTTTGCAAAGGTTTAATGCTGCTTTTCCCGAAGGTTATAAACCCACCTTTAACTCACATTTTGCATTATCACTAAGACCAGAAGATTTTAAGATTAGATTTTTGAGCAGAaatcaatcttaa